One region of bacterium genomic DNA includes:
- a CDS encoding 50S ribosomal protein L1, translating to MAHGKNYKNSSAKIEHEKHYEHREGLELLRECSSTKFDSSAEVVMNLGVDPRHADQNVRGAVVLPHGTGKSVRIVVFAKGDKESEARDAGADEVGSDELAKKIQDGWTDFDRVLATPDMMSVVGRLGRVLGPRGLMPNPKVGTVTQDIGRAVSEQKAGKIEFRVEKNGILHAPFGKTSFSVDQLVDNLLAVTDAVLKAKPQVAKGTFMKKVSISSTMGPGIRLDTADLTAATSK from the coding sequence ATGGCACACGGCAAGAATTACAAGAACAGTTCCGCCAAGATTGAGCACGAGAAGCACTACGAGCACCGAGAGGGGCTTGAGTTGCTGCGCGAGTGCTCTTCGACCAAGTTTGATTCGAGTGCCGAGGTGGTGATGAACCTTGGCGTCGATCCTCGCCACGCAGATCAGAACGTGCGCGGTGCCGTCGTGCTTCCGCACGGAACGGGCAAGTCGGTGCGCATCGTGGTCTTTGCCAAAGGCGACAAAGAGAGTGAGGCCCGAGACGCGGGTGCCGACGAGGTCGGATCCGATGAACTGGCCAAGAAGATCCAGGACGGTTGGACGGATTTCGATCGTGTGCTCGCGACGCCCGACATGATGAGCGTGGTCGGACGACTCGGCCGCGTGCTGGGTCCGCGCGGTCTCATGCCCAACCCCAAGGTGGGAACGGTGACGCAGGATATCGGTCGCGCGGTCTCCGAGCAGAAGGCGGGAAAGATCGAGTTCCGGGTGGAGAAGAACGGGATCCTCCACGCGCCCTTCGGCAAAACCAGTTTCAGTGTCGATCAGTTGGTGGACAATCTGCTCGCGGTGACCGACGCAGTCTTGAAGGCGAAACCGCAGGTGGCGAAGGGGACCTTTATGAAGAAGGTCTCGATTTCATCGACGATGGGTCCGGGAATCCGGCTCGATACCGCTGATCTGACAGCGGCCACCTCGA